A section of the Delphinus delphis chromosome 1, mDelDel1.2, whole genome shotgun sequence genome encodes:
- the EMC1 gene encoding ER membrane protein complex subunit 1 isoform X4 yields the protein MAAVAAAAASGIWLWAVLLIPAAAVYEDQVGKFDWRQQYVGKLKFASLEFSPGSKKLVVATEKNVIAALNSRTGEILWRHVDKGTAEGAVDAMLLCGQDAITVSNGGRIMRSWETNIGGLNWEITLDSGSFQALGLVGLQESVRYIAVLKKTTLALHHLSSGHLKWVEHLPESDSIHYQMVYSYGSGVVWALGVVPFSHVNIVKFNVEDGEIVQQVRVSTPWLQSLTRACGVVDEAVLVCPDPSSRSLQTLALETEWELRQIPLQSLDLEFASEFQPRVLPTQPNPVDPTRPQFFLQLSPSHYALLHYHHGVLSLLKNFPQTALVSFATTGEKTVAAVMTCRNEAQKPSSSEDGSTGSFSEKSGPQDSLACFNQTYTINLYLMETGRRLLDTTITFSLEQNGTRPERMYIQVFLKKDDSVGYRALVQTEDHLLLFLQQLAGRVVLWSREESLAEVVCLQMVDLPLTGAQAELEGEFGKKADGLLGMFLKRLSSQLILLQAWTSHLWKMFYDARKPRSQIKNEINIDTLARDEFNLQKMMVMVTASGKLFGIESSSGTILWKQYLPSVKPDSSFKLMVQRTTAHFPHPPQCTLLVKDKETGMSSLYVFNPIFGKWSQVAPPVLKRPILQSLLLPIMDQDYAKVLLLIDDEYKVTAFPATRNVLRQLHELAPSIFFYLVDAEQGRLCGYRLRKDLTTELSWELTIPPEVQRIVQVKGKRSSEHVHSQGRVMGDRSVLYKSLNPNLLAVVTESTDVHHERTFIGTFLVDGVTGRIIHSSVQRKAKGPVHIVHSENWVVYQYWNTKARRNEFTALELYEGTEQYNATAFSSLDRPQLPQVLQQSYIFPSAISAMEATITERGITSRHLLIGLPSGAILSLPKALLDPRRPEIPTEQSREENLIPYSPDVQIHAERFINYNQTVSRMRGCGLRFGHLPNSSLPIQTV from the exons atggcggcggtggcggcggcggcggcttcCGGAATTTGGCTCTGGGCTGTCCTGCTCATTCCTGCGGCCGCGGTCTACGAAGACCAAGTGGGCAAGTTTGATTG GAGACAGCAGTATGTCGGGAAACTCAAGTTTGCCTCCTTGGAATTTTCCCCTGGATCCAAGAAGTTGGTTGTGGCCACAGAGAAGAATGTGATTGCAGCATTGAATTCTCGAACTGGGGAGATCT TGTGGCGCCATGTTGACAAGGGCACAGCGGAAGGGGCAGTGGATGCCATGCTGCTCTGTGGGCAGG atgCAATCACTGTGTCCAATGGAGGCCGGATCATGCGCTCCTGGGAGACTAACATCGGGGGCCTGAACTGGGAGATTACCTTAGACAGTGGCAG TTTCCAGGCACTTGGGCTGGTAGGCCTGCAGGAGTCGGTGAGGTACATTGCTGTCCTGAAGAAGACCACTCTCGCCCTCCATCACCTCTCCAGTGGGCACCTAAAGTGGGTGGAACATCTCCCGGAAAG tgACAGCATCCATTACCAGATGGTGTATTCCTACGGCTCTGGGGTCGTGTGGGCCCTCGGAGTTGTTCCCTTCAGCCATGTGAACATTGTCAAGTTTAACGTGGAAGATGGAGAGATCGTTCAGCAG GTCAGGGTGTCGACTCCCTGGCTGCAGAGTCTCACCAGAGCCTGCggtgtggtggatgaggctgtcttgGTATGCCCTGACCCGAGCTCACGGTCCCTCCAGACCTTGGCCCTGGAGACGGAGTGGGAGTTGAGGCAGATCCCGCTGCAG TCTCTTGACCTAGAATTTGCAAGTGAATTCCAACCCCGGGTCCTACCTACACAGCCCAACCCAGTGGATCCTACTCGGCCCCAGTTCTTCCTGCAGCTGTCTCCAAGCCACTATGCGCTGCTGCACTACCACCACGGCGTCCTGAGTCTGCTCAAGAACTTCCCACAG ACTGCCCTAGTGAGCTTTGCCACCACCGGGGAGAAGACGGTGGCTGCAGTCATGACCTGTCGGAATGAGGCG CAGAAGCCTAGCAGTTCTGAAGATGGGTCAACGGGGAGCTTTTCGGAGAAGTCTGGTCCACAG GACTCGCTGGCTTGCTTCAACCAGACCTACACCATTAACCTCTACTTAATGGAGACAGGTCGGCGGCTGCTCGACACCACGATCACCTTTAGCCTGGAACAGAACGGCACTCGGCCCGAGCGC ATGTACATCCAGGTCTTCCTGAAGAAGGACGACTCCGTGGGCTACCGGGCCTTGGTACAGACGGAGGATCACCTGCTACTTTTCCTGCAGCAGCTGG CAGGGAGGGTGGTGTTGTGGAGCCGCGAGGAGTCCCTGGCAGAGGTGGTGTGCCTGCAGATGGTGGACCTCCCCCTGACGGGGGCGCAGGCCGAGCTGGAAGGGGAATTTGGCAAGAAGGCAG ACGGCTTATTGGGCATGTTCCTGAAACGCCTCTCGTCCCAGCTCATCCTGCTACAGGCATGGACCTCCCACCTCTGGAAAATGTTTTACGATGCTCGGAAGCCCCGGAGTCAGATTAAGAATGAGATCAACATTGACACCCTGGCCAGGGATGAATTCAACCTGCagaagatgatggtgatggtgacggcCTCAGGCAAG CTTTTTGGCATTGAGAGCAGCTCTGGCACCATTCTGTGGAAACAGTATCTCCCCAGCGTCAAGCCCGACTCCTCCTTTAAACTGATGGTCCAGAGGACTActgcccatttcccccaccccccgcagtgCACCCTCCTGGTGAAGGACAAG GAGACGGGAATGAGTTCGCTCTATGTCTTCAATCCCATTTTTGGGAAGTGGAGTCAGGTGGCCCCCCCAGTGCTGAAGCGCCCCATCTTGCAATCTTTGCTCCTCCCCATCATGGATCAAGACTATGCCAAGGTGCTGCTGTTGATAGATGATGAGTACAAG GTCACAGCTTTCCCGGCCACTCGGAATGTCCTGCGACAGCTCCATGAGCTCGCCCCTTCCATCTTCTTCTATTTGGTGGACGCGGAACAGGGACGGCTGTGTGGCTATCGACTTCGAAAG GATCTCACCACTGAGCTGAGCTGGGAGCTAACCATTCCCCCGGAGGTGCAGCGCATCGTCCAGGTGAAGGGGAAGCGCAGCAGTGAGCACGTTCACTCGCAGGGCCGAGTGATGGGGGACCGAAGCGTGCTCTACAAG AGCCTGAACCCCAACCTGCTGGCCGTGGTGACAGAGAGCACAGATGTTCACCACGAGCGCACCTTCATCGGCACCTTCCTTGTGGACGGCGTCACCGGGCGCATCATCCACTCCTCCGTGCAGAGGAAGGCCAAGGGCCCCGTCCACATCGTGCACTCGGAGAACTGGGTGGTG TACCAGTACTGGAACACCAAGGCCCGGCGCAACGAGTTCACCGCGCTGGAGCTCTATGAGGGCACCGAGCAGTACAACGCCACGGCCTTCAGCTCCCTGGACCGCCCGCAGCTGCCCCAGGTCCTCCAGCAGTCCTACATCTTCCCCTCCGCCATCAGCGCCatggaggccaccatcaccgagAGGGGCATCACCAGCCGACACCTGCTCA TTGGGCTGCCTTCCGGAGCAATTCTTTCCCTTCCTAAGGCCTTGCTGGATCCCCGCCGGCCCGAGATCCCAACAGAACAGAGCAG AGAGGAGAACCTGATCCCGTATTCTCCAGACGTACAGATCCATGCAGAGCGGTTCATCAACTATAACCAGACAGTTTCTCGAATGCGAG gtTGTGGCCTACGGTTTGGACATTTACCAAACTCGAGTCTACCCATCCAAACAGTTTGA